Proteins encoded in a region of the Quercus lobata isolate SW786 chromosome 8, ValleyOak3.0 Primary Assembly, whole genome shotgun sequence genome:
- the LOC115954790 gene encoding F-box/kelch-repeat protein At3g06240-like: MSDYLPDVVIFEILSRLPVKSLIRFRSVSKTWFSLITSHDFIAMHLNRTLSNTKDPPYLLFRHYDEKMEKEHFALLSSNDPFPRNHFSKHLHCKLNLSVSNSDPNPGPPNRLVLKKQMKERGFFAYPSDFIELHFPFKYLEKEFIYIVGSSNGIVCLLDATPSNTDYDIVPILWNPSIRKAIYLPRPAVKFPFSYLPMEHDGFGYDPITDDYKLVRIVYLYGWGNQHTRENISPLIHIFSLRTGVWRTIPDPGSQFHIVQQSDSVFVNGSVHWLAETEKNIRFDSDDSDDDDTFHNGIFTFDIGDEIFHEMAVPKCVELVYDLNMNLAVLGGSLALVPCNRWNLGVEQYSVWVMKEYGVAESWTKMFDIDVGEGLRRVVGFTNNGEALVTKDGKLLFYNPSSRRTLNPHIHAQPASLYLDTYMDSLVLLNVEDGALGRQEDSSSASKDKDYQEVKGWGQF, from the exons atgTCCGACTATCTCCCTGACGTTGTTATCTTCGAAATCCTCTCACGGCTTCCGGTGAAGTCGCTCATCAGATTCAGGTCCGTTTCTAAGACCTGGTTTTCTTTAATCACAAGCCATGACTTCATCGCAATGCACCTCAATCGGACTCTCTCAAACACCAAAGACCCACCCTACCTTCTCTTTCGTCATTACGATGAAAAAATGGAGAAAGAGCACTTCGCTCTGCTCTCTTCCAATGACCCATTCCCTCGCAACCATTTTTCCAAACACCTACACTGCAAGCTGAACCTGAGTGTCAGCAACAGCGACCCTAACCCAGGCCCTCCCAATCGGCTTGTTCTTAAgaaacaaatgaaagagagagggTTTTTCGCATATCCATCAGATTTCATAGAATTGCATTTCCCATTCAAGTACTTGGAAAAGGAATTCATTTACATTGTTGGTTCATCGAACGGCATTGTTTGTCTACTGGATGCTACTCCCAGTAACACCGACTATGACATTGTTCCAATTCTCTGGAACCCTTCTATTCGTAAAGCAATATACCTTCCGAGACCTGCCGTGAAATTCCCATTTTCCTATTTGCCTATGGAGCATGATGGGTTCGGCTATGACCCCATTACCGACGATTACAAATTAGTGAGAATTGTTTACCTTTATGGTTGGGGTAATCAACATACTAGGGAAAATATTTCACCTTTGATTCACATTTTTTCGCTTCGCACTGGTGTGTGGCGTACTATTCCCGACCCTGGTTCTCAGTTTCATATTGTACAGCAGTCTGACTCGGTGTTTGTGAATGGCTCCGTCCACTGGCTCGCGGAAACTGAAAAAAATATCAGATTTGATTCCGATGATTCCGATGATGATGATACGTTTCACAATGGGATCTTCACATTCGATATAGGGGATGAGATTTTTCATGAAATGGCAGTGCCTAAGTGTGTAGAATTAGTGTATGATTTGAACATGAATCTCGCGGTGCTTGGTGGGTCGCTTGCGCTTGTCCCGTGCAACAGATGGAATTTAGGAGTAGAGCAGTACTCAGTGTGGGTGATGAAAGAGTATGGAGTAGCAGAATCTTGGACTAAGATGTTTGATATTGATGTTGGGGAAGGATTACGGAGGGTGGTCGGTTTTACAAACAATGGTGAAGCTCTAGTGACCAAGGATGGAAAGTTGCTGTTTTACAATCCCAGTAGCCGAAGGACTTTGAATCCTCACATCCATGCCCAACCAGCTTCGCTTTATTTGGATACTTATATGGATAGCCTTGTTCTACTAAATGTGGAAGATGGTGCTTTGGGAAGGCAGGAGGATTCGTCTAGTGCTAGTAAGGACAAAGATTACCAGGAAGTAAAAG GTTGGGGTCAGTTTTAA